In Indioceanicola profundi, the genomic stretch CCAATGACACATCCTTCCATCTGAGCAGCGGCTCCGCCCGTCCACTGGAGCGGCGTAGAAGCGCACGCAGCCGCGCAGCAAGCTCGTCCAGGTCGAAGGGTTTGCCCAGGTAGTCATCGGCTCCTGTATCAAGTCCGTGGACGCGGTCTGCTGGTGCATCGCGTGCTGTCAGTACCAGGATTGGCGTTTGGTCTTCCCGTGAGCGGCTCTCCTGGAGGAGCTCTAGGCCTGATCCGTCCGGCAACATCACGTCCAACACAACGGCATCGAAGTCCCCGGTGAGAAAGGCGGCTCGCGCTTCGTCGCAGGTTGAGACCGTGTCTACAGTGAAGCCGCAGAGCCCCAGACCTACCCTGAGGCCGTCCGACAGAATCGGATCATCCTCGACCACAAGTATGCGCATTACAACCTCGATCCTGGGAATCCCACCACGTCACGGATGGCACCGCCGTCACCAACGATGACCGGCGGCTTGGCTTCCAGCTGATCCTCTCTCGCCCGAGATCAGGGCGACCACCTTAAGGCTGCCTTAAGGTGAGCGGGCGACGAACCCGCCTGAGTAGCCTTTGGACGGTGGGCCATCGATTATCCAGCCCGGAGTCCGGAGGAAAAATCCTTGGACCCGGCCGGGCATTCAGTCAGACCGGGTTCCCATGCAAATGGGCGGTCATCATGTTGGGGTCAATTGGCCTAGTACTGACATCGAGCTTTCTGATCTCGCTTGTGGCGTTGGCGTTCCTGATCTGGGCCGTCGCCAATCAGCAACTTCGTATTGGCCAGCAGGACGCGCTGACAGTCTTCGATCCGGGCGAAGCGGGCGAACCGGATGATCCGACAGCTTTCGGAAATGGACACGTCCACAGCAACGGGCATCGGTTCGATGTCGAACGGCTGGGGATCGACAAGCCTTCCCGGATACCTGTCCTGCTTCTGCTGGTCGCTGCCGCTGTCTGGCTGGTCGTCGGATCAGTTTTCGGAATGATCGCGTCTCTGAAGCTCCATCTGCCGGACTGGCTGAATGCCAGCGAACTGCTGACGTTCGGCCGCGTGCGCACGCTGCACCTGAACGCGGTGGCATACGGCTGGCTCTCAATGGCCGGGATAGCAGTTGCCCTCTGGACTTTGCCTCGGGTCTTCCACACGCCCCTTCGGCTGTCGAAACTGCCGGTCGTAGGTGTTCTGCTCTGGAATGCAGCCCTGATCGCAGGTCTTTTCGCAGTCTCTACGGGCAGCACCGACGGGCTCGAGTGGCTCGAAATCCCCTGGCGCATCGACGTCGTATTGGGCGTGGCGGGTGCATTCTTTGCCGTTCCGCTCGTGGTGACTGCCCTGAAACGGGAGGTCGATCACATTTACGTCACGGGCTGGTACTACCTCGCCGCCCTGGTCTGGTTCCCGATCCTCTTTCTGATCGCCAACCTACCCGCGATGCACAGTGGCGTGCCGCAAGCTACGGTGAACTGGTGGTACGCCCATAATGTGCTCGGGCTCTGGCTAACGCCTCTTGGAGTGGGAGCCGCCTACTATTTCATTCCGAAGATCATCGGTAAGCCGATTTACTCCTATACATTGTCGCTCGTCGGCTTCTGGGCGCTGGCCCTGTTCTACAGCCAAGTCGGCATTCACCACTTGATCGGTGGGCCGGTTCCCACTTGGCTGGTCACGCTTTCCGTCGTGCATAGCGTGATGATGTTCGTTCCCGTCCTGGCCGTGGCAATCAACCAGCATGTCACTGTCGGCCGCAACATGTGGGCTTTCCGCCAATCGCTTGCGCTCCGGTTCGTGGCCACCGGTGCGGTGATGTACACACTCGCTTCCTTCCAGGGGTCAATCGAAGCGATCCGGTCTGTCAATACGGTGACCCACTTCACCCATTACACCGTGGGACATGCTCATCTAGGGGCTTATGCCTTCACCTCGCTGGTGATGTTTGGCGCAATCTACCACATGGTTCCCCGACTCACGGGGCGGGATTGGCCGTTCCCAAGCCTGCTGTCGCTGCACTATTGGCTCGTGATCGTCGGCTTCGCTCTCTACTTCGTCGCCCTCACGGCAGGCGGACTGCTCCAAGGGCTGGCTATGCTCGATGTAGCGCGCCCATTCGCCGATAGCGTCACGCTCACGATTCCCTATCTGCAAGGTCGTTCGCTCGGCGGCGCCCTGATGAGCGTCGGCCACCTTGTCTTCGCTGCTCACCTGTTCCTGGCTCTCGGTCGGATGCGCGCCGGGGCCTCCTCACCACGAGGCCTAACTTCGACCGAAACCGAGCGGTTCGCAGGAGCCTGAGAAATGAACCGCGTCATTCCACTTTTCATCCTGGCCTTCGGCATTCTGGCTTTCGCCACCTTGTTCCTGGTGGTGATGCCCTTCCTGCAGGTTCGTGGCACCGCGGTTCCCGAGGGGTTGCGCCCATACAGCGTGGCCGAGCAACGGGGAAGAGACCACTACGTGAATCTCGGCTGCGTCTATTGCCACAGCCAGCAACCGCGCTCACCCGATCAGGCTCCAGACCAAGCGCGGGGCTGGGGCCGCCCATCTACTCCGGCGGATTATGTTTTCGACCGGCCGCACCTGCTCGGGACCATGCGTACCGGGCCAGATCTGCTGAACGTCGGGGCTCGCCTGCCCAGCGTGGCTTGGCACCTGACGCACCTCTACCAGCCGCGTGCCATCTTCGACTGGAGCATCATGCCTTCATACCCCTTCCTCTTTGATGCCAAGGACAAGGCGGAGCCGGGCGACGTCGTGGTCGATCTTCCGCCGCGCTATCGGCCCGAGCACGGGGTCGTGGTTGCTCGGCCTGCGGCGCTTGAACTCACCCAGTATCTGCTGAGCCTTGACCGCACCTACCCCAGCACCCCGGACGCGGAGGACCTGCGAGATCAAGGCTACACCAACGTCGGAGGTGGCCGATGACCTTCTGGCGCAAGAGGGCCGAACGTCCAACTGGTCCAGAGGTCGATGAGGCTTTCGAGCCTTATGAGATGGATCGGCCGATTCCGATCCCCGTCCTTGCAGTTGCCGTCGCACTGGCGACTTGGGGCACGACCGCGCTACTGGTCAATGAAAAAGCGATCGACACCCACAAGGTCGAGCAGGCTGTCGAAGCAATCGAGAGCCGGGCCGAGGCGCAAGGTCGGCAACTGTTCGCAGCGCATTGTGCGACATGCCATCAGACCAATGGAGTGGGCGTCCGCGGAGCGGTGCCGCCTTTGGACGGATCTGATTATGTCCTGGCACAGCCTGAAGTCATCGTCCGGATCCTGCTGCATGGGATCACCGGACCGATCAACGTGGCTGGTCGCAGCTACGACGGCCACATGCCTGCATTCGGCGCAAGCCTCGCCGACGCGGAGATCGCCAGCATCGCCAGCTACGTGCGGAGCGCTTGGTCGAACAACGCGACGCCCGTCAAGCCCGTGTTCGTGCAAGCGCAACGGCAGGCCACCGCGGCGCGCCGTCAACCCTGGAGCGGCAAAGAGGAACTCCGGCTGCTGATAGAGCGCCCTGCAGATGCTGCTCCTGCCGGACAGCAGGAAGAGCAACCATGATCCGCACCCCATTTTTTGCCCTTTCTGCGAGCGCTGTCCTGGCGGCAGCTATAGCGACTGTTCCGGCGTCTCTGATGGCGCAGGCACCGGCTGCGGACACTTCGCCGCAGAGCGCTGCCAACACAGCTTCGGCAGACGTCCTGTCTCTGATCAACGAGGGACGGGAAGGCGTGTGGGCCTGCTCCTCCTGCCACGGTGCGGACGGTGCGGGCAGTGCCTCCGTTCCGCGTCTGGCCGGATTGCCGGAGGCCTATCTGGCGAGGCAACTGCGTGACTACCGGGACGGGCTCAGAACGAACGAGAACATGCAGTTCGTAGCGAAACACCTTTCCGACGCCGAAATTGCTTCATTAGCAGCCCAATATTCGCGTCTTGCCAGCCCGTCCAACGCTGCCGCGACCCTTGGCGGAGACGTGGAGCGTGGGCGCGAACTGGCGATGTACGGGGATTGGAAGCAGGACATCCCACCCTGCTTCTCCTGTCACGGATCGTCGGCTTTCGGGGTGGCGCCGCATTTCCCGGGTCTGGCAGCCCAGCCCGCCGACTACACCTACGCTCAGCTGGCGGCCTGGGTGCAGGGGCGGCGCAGCAACTCCTCCCTCGACCTCATGGAAGCCATCGCCAACCGCATGTCCCCCGCGGACATGAAGGCTGTGGCGGATTACCTGGCCACACTCGCCCCGGCGCCGGTCACCTCATCAACCGAGCAGTGACGGGGCAATATGGACCATCACATGCAAGACAACTCTTCGAACCAAATGTCCGCGATCGGCATTGAGCCCCGTTCCGATCAACGCAAGGGAACGGCGGTGCGGCGCCTTATCTGGGGCGTCGGCGGCGGCTTCCTTCTCTTTGCATCGGGCCTGATGGTCCACCAGTCCGGGGCCATGCAGGCGGTGGCAGACTGGTTCGGCGTGGGCCCGGCGGACAGACCCGCCCTAGCAGGAGCCACTGACCCGCGTTCCGAGATGGCCCTTGAACGGCAACGGCGACAGAAGGACCTCTCGGCCCCGGCCCCGCGCCAGCCTGTGGGCTTCGACGGATACTTCGTACCGCCGTCGCCTGAGAGCATTCCGGACACGCCGTTCGGCCAAGCGGTCGAGCGCGGCCGTCAGATCTTTATGAATACGGGAGCGAACGCCGCGGATTTCGTGGGCAACGGGCTTTCCTGCTCCAACTGCCACCTCGATCAGGGGCGGCGGGAGAATTCTGCTCCGATGTGGGCGGCATTCGTGTCCTACCCGGCTTATCGGAGCAAGACCAAGGACGTCAGCACCATGGCTGATCGGGTGCAGGGTTGTTTCACCTACTCGATGAACGCCCAAGCGTCCGCGGCCGGTGCGCCACCGCCGCCGGGTCATCAGATCTACAAGGACCTGGAATCCTACTTCTACTGGATGGCGAATGGCGCGCCGGTCGGCGAGAAGATGCCAGGGCGTGGTTATCCCGAACTGGCGAAACCCGAGCACGGCTATGATCGAGGCCGTGGCGCAGCCGTCTATGCCGCGAACTGCGCCCTCTGCCACGGCGAGCAAGGCGAAGGACGCAAGGACCTCAACGGTCGATACATCTTCCCCGCGCTCTGGGGCCCGGATTCCTACAATTGGGGGGCCGGTATGCACCGCATCGACACGGCCGCCGGGTTCATCAAGGCCAACATGCCGTTGGGCAAGCCCAATAGCTTAACGGATCAGGAAGCCTGGGATGTGGCGTCCTTCATCAATAGCCATGAGCGACCTAAGGACCCCCGCCAGAAGGGCACCCTCGAGGAGGCTGACGCCGAGTTCCACGCAGGTGAAGCGGACCATTACGGCGATATGATCGACGGCCACCTGCTGGGGCAGGGCACCGCCCTCCCGGGTAAGATGACGTCGGACGCTCTAGGGAACTAAGATCACCATGTCTCACGATCCGGCGGCACTGGACTACGACGCCATCCAGCAGGCGGGTCGCATGTTGTTCAGCATCGACGGGATGTGGTGTGCGAGTTGTGCCGCCGCCCTTGAACGGATCATCGTCCGTACGCCCGGCGTGGTGTCCGCCAAGGTCAATTTCGCCACCGCCTCCGCCTTGGTCCAGTGGCATCCCGACCAGGGTGACATAGCGATAGTCGCCGACCGCGTCCGGCGACTGGGCTATGCTCTCCGTCCGCCATTCGCGGCCGACGAGGCGGAGCGGAAACTGGCCGATGAGGCTCGCTCTGTCGGCATCCGTCTCGCAGCGGCGATCTTTTTCGGCATGTGGGCGATGGCGGTGTCCGTACCGCTCTACTTCGATCGTGGCCTTGCGACGAGCAACGCAGGCTGGTGGATGGCGGCGGCGGCAGGGTTGCTTTCATTACCGGTGGTCCTTTACGCGGGGTTGCCCTTCTACCGGGCAGGATGGCGGACGACTATCGTCGGCGCGCCGGGTATGGACGCTCTGATCTCGGTCGGCGTGCTGGCATCCCTAGGGCTTTCGGCCTGGCGACTGGCCAGTGGCTCAGCTGATGTCTACTTCGATACCGCGACAATGCTCATCAGCCTGCTGCTCGTGGGGCGCCTGATCGAGTTGAATGCGCGGAAACGGGCGGTCTCCGCGATGACAGCCCTGCGGGCCGTTATGCCCGACCGTGCGCACAGATTGGGGCGCGACGGGCAAGAGGCGGAGGTGGATGCCGCCGTCTTGGTTCCTGGCGATCAGATCCGTGTCATGGCCGGTGGTCGGATACCTGTGGACGGCATGGTGATGTCCGGAAGCAGCGCCGTCGACCGATCGGTGCTGACAGGGGAAGCATCACCAGCGGCGGTCGGTGTGGGCAGCGTGGTCGAGGCCGGTTCCATCAATATGCTGCGCCAGATCATCATATTGGTCGAACGGCCAGTCGGCCAGCGGACGCTGGACCTGATGGGCGGGCGTATCGCTGAGGTTCTTGGCGGGAAGGGCGAAATTCAGCGGCTTGCGGACCGAGTGGCCCGGCTGCTCGTTCCCGCGGTTCTGGCTGTCTCCGCTGTAACCCTATTCGCGGGATCACTCGCCGGTCTGCCAGTCGAAGAAGCGCTCCTGCGGGCCGTTTCCGTCCTCGTGGTCGCCTGTCCCTGCGCGATCGGCTTGGCTGTTCCGATGGCCTACGTTGCGGTGACTGGCGCTGCCGCCAAGCGGGGCATCCTGGTTCGGGACGCCGCTGCTTGGGAGGCCTTGGCCGGGGCCAAAACGATGCTTTTCGACAAGACCGGCACGCTGACCCAAGGGCAGCCGCAGGTCATCGAGGTGAGGCCCGCCGTAGGGCACTCCCGAGAAGAGGTTCTGCGGCTGGCTGCTCTGGCGGAGCGCGGAATTGATCATCCGCTTGCTCACGCCATCATTGCCGCAGCGCCAGAGGACATGGAGACTGGAATATCTCCTGCCGACGGTGGAACCCGTCTTGCTCGTGGGGCCGAGATTCGGGACGAGAATGGGCAGGTCGCGATCTTCGTCGGGAGCATTCCTGGTTTTGAGACACCCTGGGCGGCGGCCGCCGCGTCGGGTATGACCCGCGTGGAGGTACTTTTCCGCGGTCTTTGGATTGGCGCCATTCTCATGGCGGATGAGGCTCGGCCGGATGCGCGGGCAGCCATTCACAGCTTGCGCAGTGCCGGAATCTGCTTAGGGCTCGCTACGGGTGATGCGGCTGGGTCTGCGCATGCAGTGGCGGCCGATCTCGGGTTGCCTCAGAGCGCTGTGCATGCTGCCTGCACCCCCGAGGACAAGGCGGAACTCGTCGCGGCGGCGGAAGGGCCCGTGGTCTTCATCGGCGACGGAATCAACGACGCCCTGGCTCTCTGCCGGGCAGACGTTGGCATTGCCATGACCGGGGCGACTGCCACGGCCACAGCCGCGGCCGGTATCGCCATCGTGGGCGGAGGGGTTTCCACAATCGTGGAGGCTCGGGAACTGGCCTGCCGCAGCATGAAGGTGATGCGCCAGAATCTTACCCTGTCTGCCGCCTACAATGCTCTCGGCCTCGGTTTCGCCGTGACGGGGGCGATCCCCCCTGCCGTCGCTGCCGCAGCGATGCTTGCGAGTTCACTCAGCGTGCTTCTGAACTCCGCGCGTCTTGCCCGTGGCTCCGCGCCTATGACGGTTCCGGGTTGCCGCCGAGAGGAACGCCATCGGTCGCAGCTTTAAAGAAATCGGCTGCAAAAGAGACAGCATCATCAAAAGACGATTTATCAAGGGAAGTGGAAACTTGACCATGGACTCTCGCTATGTGCATGCACTCGGAGCCGGTTTGCTTGTGACGATCGTAATAGTGGGAGCTTGGTGGTTTCAGGCACCAGCCCTAGCCCCAGCTACCGAAGCTGTAGCTGATACGACGGCCGAATTGGGACCGGAGGCATTGACCCACGGTCCGAGCGCAGTCGTTCTAGGGAACCCGCAGGGCGATGTGACCGTCATAGAGTACTTTGACTACCAATGCCCGGTCTGCCGCCGGGTTCATCCAACCATCAAGCAACTTGCCGAGGATAACGAGGGCATCCGTATTATCCACAAGCACTGGCCGGTGTTCGGAGCCGCCTCCGTGTACGCATCCAGACTGGCGCTTGCGGCCCGCTGGCAAGACCGTTACGAGGAGGTCCACAATGCCTTCATGAGCATTCCGGGGCGCCTCGACGAGGATAAGATCCGGAAGGCGGCTACCAGCGCCGGTCTCGACCTGGCGGCGGCTGAACGCAGCCTCGACGAGAGGGCCGCCGAAATCGATGAAGCGTTGAGCCAAGCATCGGCACAGGCAGCATTCCTTCGCCTGCAAGGCACGCCAGGCTTTGTAATCGGCAGCTATCTCATTCCCGGGGGCCTGGATCTGGATACCTTGAAGGAGATCGTGGCCGATGTACGCTCGAAGACCCGGGAGGAGCAGCAGTGACAGCTTGGCAGCAATCCGGTTCTGCGGCCGGTAACGCTGGTCTAGTTCCGTTTCGTCCATGGTGGGGCTTAGGGGCGGCTGCCGCCACCTTTCTTCTGCTGGGCACTGTAACGGCAATCTGGCCCAATCCGGTCTTCGCGCGGATGACACCGACCCAAGGCTTCGAGGTCTGGTTGTTGGCGATCCAAGCCGTTCTGGTCGGCGTCTATGTAGCTATCCGGCGGCCGCGATGTTCCGTTCGCGGAGCAGGAATCGGCAGCGCGCTCGGATTTCTGGGAGTTGCCTGCCCAACCTGCAACAAAATCCTGTTGCTGACTTTCGGAGCGGATTTTCTGCTCGCCTATTTCGAGCCCTATCGGCTCCATTTGGCGATGGTCGGCGCTGCGGTCACTGCGGTGGCGGTCGTCTGGGAATGGAGGCAGCGCTTCCGTGTGGCGGTCTGTCCTGTTGCTTAAGATTTCCTCCGCATTGGAAAGGCTGAACCATGACGACCAACCCAGAGCTCGAGCGATGGAACGAACGGTTCTCCTCTGACGACTATCTTTTCGGCACCGCGCCGAACGCCTTTCTTGTTAGTCAGAGCCACCTTCTGCGACCTGGGCAAAGGGTTCTCGCCATTGCCGACGGCGAAGGCCGGAACGGGGTCTGGCTGGCCGAGCAGGGGCTGGAAGTTCTGTCAATTGACTTCTCCCCCGTGGCGCTGGAGAAGGCGCACCGTTTGGCCGCCAGTCGGAACGTCATGCTCCGGACCCAACAGGCGGACATGGAAATCTGGAATTGGGCGCCGGAGCAGTTCGAAATCGTAGTCGCAGTGTTCATCCAGTTCGCCCGTCCAGATCTCCGCGCCGCCATCTTCCAAGGGATCAAACGGACGTTAACGCCTGGTGGCCTACTTATCCTTCAAGGCTATCGTCCGGAGCAGCTGGGCTATGGAACCGGTGGTCCACCTCATGCAGAGAACATGTACACTGCGGACATGCTTCGCAGCGCTTTTGCGGATTTCGATATCCTGCATCTCCAGGAACATGACTCTCCCCTGTCTGAAGGGCAGGGCCATCATGGCATGTCGGCTTTGGTCGACTGCGTAGCCCGCAAACGGAGCTTATGACTCTTTTCGTGCGGTATAGAAATGAGTGCCAGTGCTCCGAACATTAGGCTCCCGCAGAACACCTGACCGGATGCACACGAGGAACTCCCCAGCGAGAGTGGCCGCCCCCAAGCAGCAGCGTGTCTGGGGGCGACCAGATCGCCGTCAGAATCGGTTGGCCGGGATCTTGAAGTAGCTGCGTCCGTCCGCTTCGGGCTCAGGCAAGCGCCCGCCACGCAGGTTCACCTGCAAGGCATGCAACATCCGGTCAGGAAGCGGTAGTTTGGCATCCCGCTCCTCGCGCACGCGGACGAACTCCGCCTCCGATATGGCGCCTTTCAGATGCTTGTTTTCCGCCTTGTGCTGGGCAACCGTGGCTTCCCACATCGGCTCCCGCCCACCGGCGCAGTAATCATGGCCGACAAAGATGCGGGTGTGGTCCGGCAGCGACAGAATCTGTTGGATGGAGCGGTAAAGCTCGGCGGCATTCCCGCCCGGGAAATCGGCCCGGGCCGTCCCGGCATCCGGCTGCATCAACGTGTCATGGACGAACGCGGTATCGTCTCCGACCAGAAAGGTGATGGACCCTAGAGTATGACCCGGGGAAAGCATCACCCGAACGTCCAAATCACCGATCTTGAATATCTCGCCCTCTGTAAAGAGACGATCGAAGCTGCGCTCCACGTCGAAGGCGTCAGGAAGATGATAGATATCGCGCCACAACTCGGCGATGTCGCGCACTTTCTCCCCGATCGCCTGTGGCGCCCCGAGCTTTTCTTTGAGATAGGCCGCGGCCATCAGATGGTCGGCATGCGGGTGGGTGTCGAGGATCCATTCCACCCGAAGCTCTTTTTCCTGGACATGTTGGAGGATTTCATTCGCTGATTCCGTCGACGTCCGGGCATGCTTCGGATCGAAGTTCCACACCGCGTCAATGATGGCGGCCGCCTTGGTGGCGGGATCGCTCACCACGTACTGAATGCTGCCGGTATCTGCCTCGTAGAAGCCCGTCACCTCGGGCGAACCGGATCCACGGGAAGGGCTGGTTCGGATAACTGACATGAAAACTCCTGTCGCGATGAATTTGATTGCCGGAACCTGACAGGCGCACCCGGCAGTGGAAGCGGTCTCCGGGTGCACTTCGACGCCCGGGCGACCTGATGGATTGAAGTCGCTCACGTGTTGCTGTCTTCATTTGGCGGCTGTGCAGGCAGTGCTGCTCTCGAACTAGGCGTACCTGCCTCGGGTTGGCCGCGTTAGAAGAGGCCCACAGCGCCAGCGTTGCGGTACAGCATGTAGGCTGCGACCACGAACAGCACGCCCGCGAAGATTTTGGTCAAGACGCCCTTGCGGGTGGACAGCCTCACCGCGGCTTTCATGCCCAGGAAACCGCCGACCACGCCTCCAGCGATGAATAGGGCCGCAATAGTCCAGTCGACCAGTCCCGACACTGCATAGTTCGCAGCCGTGGTCAGGCCGAAGGCGCCCACCGAGAACAGCGAGGACCCGATGGCGTTCAGCATGGCCATGCCGCTGCCGAGCATAATGCCGGGCACGATCAGGAAGCCGCCGCCGATGCCGAAGAGGCCCGAGATGGCGCCGACGAGAAAACCGATCGCGACCAACCGCACGGCGATCTTCCGGTTGATGCGCACGCCCGGATCACCTTCGCCCCGCCGCCCCCGCAGCATAGAGATGCCCACAGCCACCATGACGAGGGCAAAGAGGAACAGCAGCCGCTCGCCGTCGATGGACTTTCCTACCGTCGACCCGACCAGGGCGCCGAGAACGCCGGATGCGGCGAAGGTTGCGGCACAGGGCCACTTCACCGTGCCCGCCCGGGCATGTTGGGCCAGGTTCGCGAAAGCGTTGGTGGCCACCGCCAGCGCGCTGGTGCCGATCGCCACATGGGGATCAGGAATGCCGACCGCATAGAGCAGCAGCGGCACCGCCAGGATCGAGCCTCCCCCGCCGATCAGGCCGAGGGAGAAGCCGACCAGCGAACCGGACAGGATGGTGACGAGCGCGTCCACGATACGGCTCCGGGTAGGTTGGAACGGGGGCGGTCAAGGGCGTGCAGCACGACC encodes the following:
- a CDS encoding response regulator; translation: MRILVVEDDPILSDGLRVGLGLCGFTVDTVSTCDEARAAFLTGDFDAVVLDVMLPDGSGLELLQESRSREDQTPILVLTARDAPADRVHGLDTGADDYLGKPFDLDELAARLRALLRRSSGRAEPLLRWKDVSLDPARQVVHQGGKPVALSRRELTILQTLMERPGVVFSKSQLEERLYGWQEDVESNVVEVHIHKLRAKLGGGLIETVRGLGYRLAAM
- a CDS encoding cbb3-type cytochrome c oxidase subunit I — translated: MLGSIGLVLTSSFLISLVALAFLIWAVANQQLRIGQQDALTVFDPGEAGEPDDPTAFGNGHVHSNGHRFDVERLGIDKPSRIPVLLLLVAAAVWLVVGSVFGMIASLKLHLPDWLNASELLTFGRVRTLHLNAVAYGWLSMAGIAVALWTLPRVFHTPLRLSKLPVVGVLLWNAALIAGLFAVSTGSTDGLEWLEIPWRIDVVLGVAGAFFAVPLVVTALKREVDHIYVTGWYYLAALVWFPILFLIANLPAMHSGVPQATVNWWYAHNVLGLWLTPLGVGAAYYFIPKIIGKPIYSYTLSLVGFWALALFYSQVGIHHLIGGPVPTWLVTLSVVHSVMMFVPVLAVAINQHVTVGRNMWAFRQSLALRFVATGAVMYTLASFQGSIEAIRSVNTVTHFTHYTVGHAHLGAYAFTSLVMFGAIYHMVPRLTGRDWPFPSLLSLHYWLVIVGFALYFVALTAGGLLQGLAMLDVARPFADSVTLTIPYLQGRSLGGALMSVGHLVFAAHLFLALGRMRAGASSPRGLTSTETERFAGA
- a CDS encoding cbb3-type cytochrome c oxidase subunit II, with translation MNRVIPLFILAFGILAFATLFLVVMPFLQVRGTAVPEGLRPYSVAEQRGRDHYVNLGCVYCHSQQPRSPDQAPDQARGWGRPSTPADYVFDRPHLLGTMRTGPDLLNVGARLPSVAWHLTHLYQPRAIFDWSIMPSYPFLFDAKDKAEPGDVVVDLPPRYRPEHGVVVARPAALELTQYLLSLDRTYPSTPDAEDLRDQGYTNVGGGR
- a CDS encoding c-type cytochrome, with protein sequence MTFWRKRAERPTGPEVDEAFEPYEMDRPIPIPVLAVAVALATWGTTALLVNEKAIDTHKVEQAVEAIESRAEAQGRQLFAAHCATCHQTNGVGVRGAVPPLDGSDYVLAQPEVIVRILLHGITGPINVAGRSYDGHMPAFGASLADAEIASIASYVRSAWSNNATPVKPVFVQAQRQATAARRQPWSGKEELRLLIERPADAAPAGQQEEQP
- a CDS encoding c-type cytochrome: MIRTPFFALSASAVLAAAIATVPASLMAQAPAADTSPQSAANTASADVLSLINEGREGVWACSSCHGADGAGSASVPRLAGLPEAYLARQLRDYRDGLRTNENMQFVAKHLSDAEIASLAAQYSRLASPSNAAATLGGDVERGRELAMYGDWKQDIPPCFSCHGSSAFGVAPHFPGLAAQPADYTYAQLAAWVQGRRSNSSLDLMEAIANRMSPADMKAVADYLATLAPAPVTSSTEQ
- a CDS encoding c-type cytochrome, with amino-acid sequence MQDNSSNQMSAIGIEPRSDQRKGTAVRRLIWGVGGGFLLFASGLMVHQSGAMQAVADWFGVGPADRPALAGATDPRSEMALERQRRQKDLSAPAPRQPVGFDGYFVPPSPESIPDTPFGQAVERGRQIFMNTGANAADFVGNGLSCSNCHLDQGRRENSAPMWAAFVSYPAYRSKTKDVSTMADRVQGCFTYSMNAQASAAGAPPPPGHQIYKDLESYFYWMANGAPVGEKMPGRGYPELAKPEHGYDRGRGAAVYAANCALCHGEQGEGRKDLNGRYIFPALWGPDSYNWGAGMHRIDTAAGFIKANMPLGKPNSLTDQEAWDVASFINSHERPKDPRQKGTLEEADAEFHAGEADHYGDMIDGHLLGQGTALPGKMTSDALGN
- a CDS encoding heavy metal translocating P-type ATPase, producing MAVSVPLYFDRGLATSNAGWWMAAAAGLLSLPVVLYAGLPFYRAGWRTTIVGAPGMDALISVGVLASLGLSAWRLASGSADVYFDTATMLISLLLVGRLIELNARKRAVSAMTALRAVMPDRAHRLGRDGQEAEVDAAVLVPGDQIRVMAGGRIPVDGMVMSGSSAVDRSVLTGEASPAAVGVGSVVEAGSINMLRQIIILVERPVGQRTLDLMGGRIAEVLGGKGEIQRLADRVARLLVPAVLAVSAVTLFAGSLAGLPVEEALLRAVSVLVVACPCAIGLAVPMAYVAVTGAAAKRGILVRDAAAWEALAGAKTMLFDKTGTLTQGQPQVIEVRPAVGHSREEVLRLAALAERGIDHPLAHAIIAAAPEDMETGISPADGGTRLARGAEIRDENGQVAIFVGSIPGFETPWAAAAASGMTRVEVLFRGLWIGAILMADEARPDARAAIHSLRSAGICLGLATGDAAGSAHAVAADLGLPQSAVHAACTPEDKAELVAAAEGPVVFIGDGINDALALCRADVGIAMTGATATATAAAGIAIVGGGVSTIVEARELACRSMKVMRQNLTLSAAYNALGLGFAVTGAIPPAVAAAAMLASSLSVLLNSARLARGSAPMTVPGCRREERHRSQL
- a CDS encoding DsbA family protein, whose product is MDSRYVHALGAGLLVTIVIVGAWWFQAPALAPATEAVADTTAELGPEALTHGPSAVVLGNPQGDVTVIEYFDYQCPVCRRVHPTIKQLAEDNEGIRIIHKHWPVFGAASVYASRLALAARWQDRYEEVHNAFMSIPGRLDEDKIRKAATSAGLDLAAAERSLDERAAEIDEALSQASAQAAFLRLQGTPGFVIGSYLIPGGLDLDTLKEIVADVRSKTREEQQ
- a CDS encoding class I SAM-dependent methyltransferase; translated protein: MTTNPELERWNERFSSDDYLFGTAPNAFLVSQSHLLRPGQRVLAIADGEGRNGVWLAEQGLEVLSIDFSPVALEKAHRLAASRNVMLRTQQADMEIWNWAPEQFEIVVAVFIQFARPDLRAAIFQGIKRTLTPGGLLILQGYRPEQLGYGTGGPPHAENMYTADMLRSAFADFDILHLQEHDSPLSEGQGHHGMSALVDCVARKRSL
- a CDS encoding MBL fold metallo-hydrolase encodes the protein MSVIRTSPSRGSGSPEVTGFYEADTGSIQYVVSDPATKAAAIIDAVWNFDPKHARTSTESANEILQHVQEKELRVEWILDTHPHADHLMAAAYLKEKLGAPQAIGEKVRDIAELWRDIYHLPDAFDVERSFDRLFTEGEIFKIGDLDVRVMLSPGHTLGSITFLVGDDTAFVHDTLMQPDAGTARADFPGGNAAELYRSIQQILSLPDHTRIFVGHDYCAGGREPMWEATVAQHKAENKHLKGAISEAEFVRVREERDAKLPLPDRMLHALQVNLRGGRLPEPEADGRSYFKIPANRF
- a CDS encoding sulfite exporter TauE/SafE family protein, which gives rise to MDALVTILSGSLVGFSLGLIGGGGSILAVPLLLYAVGIPDPHVAIGTSALAVATNAFANLAQHARAGTVKWPCAATFAASGVLGALVGSTVGKSIDGERLLFLFALVMVAVGISMLRGRRGEGDPGVRINRKIAVRLVAIGFLVGAISGLFGIGGGFLIVPGIMLGSGMAMLNAIGSSLFSVGAFGLTTAANYAVSGLVDWTIAALFIAGGVVGGFLGMKAAVRLSTRKGVLTKIFAGVLFVVAAYMLYRNAGAVGLF